In one window of Streptomyces kaniharaensis DNA:
- a CDS encoding AI-2E family transporter, with product MQLNGTGPDRRHRPLGSRRPRVMPPRARPGAATDRVPPGLRTAAGYTWRLVLLGVAAYLAVTILTQLELPVIALFLALVITSVLRPAVDLLARVLPRSLAVLLAFLLSIAVVGGVLALVGTTVADEWSRLGTELRGGLGRIDHWLTGAPFHLRPGTVTDLRAKIGAFISAHRSTLISTALSGASRAVELVTGLALAVFCSVFFLHSGDRMWHWAQRQLPARGRPVWYRAGRAAWRTFAGYTRGVLIVAATNAVLVGIALALLGVPLVLPLTVLEFVATLIPLVGSPIALAIAALVALAARGPVIALVVLGLIVVIGQIEGHLLHPLVLGWSVRIHPVVIALSVTGGAVLAGVLGAVVAVPVVSVAWAVISELRDHGTRTRAGARASARE from the coding sequence GTGCAACTGAACGGCACCGGACCGGACCGGCGGCACCGGCCGCTCGGCAGCCGCCGGCCCAGGGTGATGCCACCCCGGGCGCGCCCCGGCGCGGCCACGGACCGGGTGCCGCCCGGGCTGCGGACCGCCGCCGGGTACACCTGGCGGCTGGTCCTGCTAGGAGTGGCCGCCTACCTGGCCGTCACCATTCTCACCCAGCTCGAACTGCCGGTCATCGCGCTGTTCCTGGCGCTGGTCATCACCTCCGTGCTGCGGCCGGCCGTCGACCTGCTGGCCCGGGTGCTGCCCCGCTCGCTCGCCGTCCTGCTCGCCTTTCTCCTCAGCATCGCGGTCGTCGGCGGTGTCCTCGCACTGGTGGGGACGACCGTCGCCGACGAGTGGAGCCGCCTGGGCACCGAGCTGCGCGGAGGCCTCGGCCGGATCGACCACTGGCTCACCGGCGCCCCCTTCCACCTGCGGCCCGGCACCGTCACCGACCTGCGGGCGAAGATCGGCGCGTTCATCTCCGCCCACCGGTCGACGCTGATCAGCACCGCGCTCAGCGGGGCGAGCCGGGCCGTCGAGCTGGTCACCGGGCTGGCCCTCGCGGTGTTCTGCTCGGTGTTCTTCCTGCACTCCGGCGACCGGATGTGGCACTGGGCGCAGCGGCAACTCCCGGCCCGGGGGCGGCCGGTCTGGTACCGCGCGGGGCGTGCCGCGTGGCGCACGTTCGCGGGCTACACCCGCGGGGTGCTGATCGTCGCGGCGACCAACGCCGTCCTGGTCGGCATCGCGCTCGCCCTCCTGGGGGTGCCGCTGGTGCTGCCGCTGACGGTGCTGGAGTTCGTCGCGACCCTCATCCCGCTGGTCGGCTCCCCGATCGCCCTGGCCATCGCCGCGCTGGTCGCGCTGGCGGCGCGCGGGCCGGTGATCGCCCTGGTGGTGCTCGGACTGATCGTCGTCATCGGCCAGATCGAGGGCCACCTGCTGCACCCGCTGGTGCTGGGCTGGTCGGTGCGGATCCACCCGGTGGTGATCGCCCTGTCGGTGACCGGCGGCGCCGTCCTGGCCGGCGTCCTGGGCGCGGTGGTGGCCGTACCGGTGGTGTCGGTGGCCTGGGCGGTGATCAGCGAACTGCGGGACCACGGCACGCGGACGCGCGCGGGGGCACGGGCTTCGGCGCGCGAGTGA
- a CDS encoding complex I subunit 5 family protein, with protein sequence MNTDDLLPLAVAIPLLGAAVLAIAGRWLPRFGRDALATAWAAADVACLALLWARTSPDGRAVSWLGGWVPHDGHSVGIVLVADRLGSGLALVAAVLVLAVLCYAWRYFDEPSGEHGGMFPALLLLFEAGMCGFALTGDLFDAFVFFELMGAVAYAVTGYRIEDPRPLHGALAFGLVNSAAAYLSLLGIGLLYARTGELGLAQIGAALDERAAAGHGRDALVVVAFVLVLAGPLVKAATAPFHFWLPDAHAVAPSPVCMLLSGVMVELGVYGVARIHRIVFAGTGGLPDTVVRDTLLAAGVLTALIGGVMCWQQRHLKRMLAFSTVGHVGLFLIGSALLTPAGLAGAAVYVAGHAGAKAALFGLTGVLLDRYGSVDEHGLYGRARELRLPGLLFVLGGLALAGLPPLGTGLGKAITEEAAGHELGWLPAVFVLVSALTGGAVLRAGLRVFGGVGTPPTEHPEVAATTGEGEEPEIREPGRRLPAPMLLVPGLLLAGCLAIGVLPGVGRALAAGAAAFTDRADYLADVLGQPGRRQPGAPAAIVPKAWWTASGVALGLLSALLAAGLATAAVRRDPRRGTGGLYRATVLPLRRLHSGLLGDYVAWLTVGLALLLAAIGAQL encoded by the coding sequence GTGAACACCGACGATCTGCTGCCGCTGGCGGTCGCGATCCCGCTGCTGGGCGCGGCCGTCCTGGCCATCGCCGGCCGGTGGCTGCCCCGCTTCGGCCGCGACGCGCTCGCCACCGCCTGGGCCGCCGCCGACGTCGCCTGCCTGGCGCTGCTGTGGGCACGGACGAGCCCGGACGGCCGGGCGGTGTCCTGGCTCGGCGGCTGGGTTCCGCACGACGGCCACAGCGTCGGCATCGTCCTGGTCGCCGACCGCCTCGGCAGCGGACTGGCACTGGTCGCCGCCGTCCTGGTCCTGGCCGTGCTCTGCTACGCCTGGCGGTACTTCGACGAACCGTCGGGCGAGCACGGCGGCATGTTCCCCGCCCTGCTCCTGCTCTTCGAGGCCGGCATGTGCGGATTCGCACTCACCGGCGACCTCTTCGACGCCTTCGTCTTCTTCGAGCTGATGGGCGCCGTCGCCTACGCAGTGACCGGCTACCGGATCGAGGATCCGCGCCCGCTGCACGGCGCACTCGCCTTCGGCCTCGTCAACTCGGCCGCCGCCTACCTCTCCCTGCTCGGCATCGGACTGCTCTACGCCCGGACCGGGGAGCTCGGCCTCGCCCAGATCGGGGCCGCCCTGGACGAACGGGCCGCCGCCGGACACGGTCGGGACGCCCTGGTGGTCGTCGCGTTCGTCCTGGTCCTGGCCGGCCCGCTGGTGAAGGCGGCGACGGCCCCCTTCCACTTCTGGCTGCCGGACGCGCACGCGGTGGCGCCCAGCCCGGTGTGCATGCTGCTGTCCGGGGTGATGGTCGAGCTGGGCGTCTACGGCGTCGCGCGGATCCACCGGATCGTGTTCGCCGGCACGGGCGGGCTGCCGGACACCGTCGTCCGCGACACCCTGCTGGCCGCAGGAGTCCTGACCGCCCTCATCGGAGGCGTGATGTGCTGGCAGCAGCGGCACCTGAAACGGATGCTGGCCTTCTCCACCGTCGGCCACGTCGGCCTCTTCCTGATCGGCTCGGCCCTGCTCACCCCGGCCGGCCTGGCCGGTGCGGCGGTGTACGTGGCCGGCCACGCGGGCGCCAAGGCAGCCCTGTTCGGCCTCACCGGCGTCCTGCTCGACCGGTACGGCTCGGTGGACGAGCACGGACTGTACGGCCGGGCCCGCGAACTCCGGCTGCCCGGGCTGCTGTTCGTCCTCGGCGGGCTCGCCCTGGCCGGGCTGCCACCACTCGGCACCGGGCTCGGCAAGGCCATCACCGAGGAGGCCGCTGGACACGAACTCGGCTGGCTCCCAGCGGTGTTCGTCCTGGTGTCCGCGCTCACGGGCGGCGCGGTGCTGCGCGCGGGCCTGCGAGTCTTCGGCGGGGTCGGCACCCCGCCGACCGAGCACCCAGAGGTGGCCGCGACCACCGGCGAGGGCGAGGAACCCGAGATCCGCGAACCGGGCCGCCGGCTGCCCGCACCGATGCTCCTCGTGCCCGGACTCCTGCTGGCCGGCTGCCTGGCCATCGGCGTCCTGCCGGGGGTGGGGCGGGCACTCGCGGCGGGGGCGGCGGCCTTCACCGACCGCGCCGACTACCTCGCCGACGTCCTCGGGCAGCCGGGGCGTCGACAGCCCGGGGCGCCCGCCGCCATCGTGCCAAAGGCGTGGTGGACGGCCTCCGGAGTCGCCCTCGGCCTGCTCTCCGCCCTGCTGGCCGCCGGCCTCGCCACCGCCGCCGTCCGCCGCGACCCCAGGCGCGGCACGGGCGGGCTGTACCGGGCGACCGTCCTGCCGCTGCGCCGCCTGCACTCCGGACTGCTCGGCGACTACGTGGCATGGCTCACGGTGGGCCTGGCACTCCTGCTGGCCGCGATCGGCGCGCAGCTGTGA
- a CDS encoding DUF6213 family protein: MIQVNVPVLFPHSGGVLIPAAEVTTMLRRVAISWVDLADDEDGATDFDPETVRALAGALGRLADQIDVECIAFASDPPRTAGPAGGE; the protein is encoded by the coding sequence GTGATCCAGGTGAACGTCCCCGTGCTCTTCCCGCACAGCGGCGGCGTGCTCATCCCCGCCGCGGAGGTCACCACGATGCTCCGCCGGGTGGCGATCAGCTGGGTCGACCTGGCGGACGACGAGGACGGGGCGACGGACTTCGACCCGGAGACCGTCCGCGCCCTGGCCGGTGCGCTCGGCCGCCTCGCCGACCAGATCGACGTCGAGTGCATCGCCTTCGCGTCGGACCCGCCGCGCACCGCGGGCCCGGCCGGTGGCGAGTGA